A single region of the Anguilla rostrata isolate EN2019 chromosome 11, ASM1855537v3, whole genome shotgun sequence genome encodes:
- the LOC135235034 gene encoding poly(rC)-binding protein 4-like, with translation MNCEDFGEGGMSVTLTLRLLMHGKEVGSIIGKKGETVKRIREESGARVNISEGSCPERIITITGATDCVYRAFDMITYKLEEGTGAQIQVAGDLLPNSTERAVTISGTQDAIVQCVKLICAVILESPPKGATIPYRPNPSPGAVLLPGNQVYDTSEFGSHPLYSVTQGGLDLQQAYTIQNQYGIPHSELAKLHQLSLQQGMGAVGQSTASVLPGMEPPGSQTTSQELLIPNDLIGSIIGRQGTKISEIRQVSGAQIKIGSQLDGGSDRLVSITGSPVSIGLAQYLITSCLETAKSTALSSSISTPLDLNMTFAPPPAAATPTPATLAVMGGLPHTHMLGTPYALPLSSLLGVKSVPFLALSPPTATPTAIGPAHAAALASYTAKISSVNGIKKPERQKFAPY, from the exons ATGAACTGTGAggattttggggaggggggcatgagCGTGACCCTGACCCTCAGATTGCTCATGCATGGAAAG GAAGTGGGCAGCATCATCGGGAAG AAAGGAGAGACCGTGAAGAGAATTCGAGAGGAG agcggTGCGCGGGTCAACATCTCTGAAGGCTCCTGTCCAGAGAGAATCATCACCATCACAGGAGCCACTGACTGCGTGTACCGAGCCTTCGACATGATCACCTACAAACTGGAGGAG GGCACGGGGGCGCAGATTCAGGTGGCAGGGGACCTCCTGCCCAACTCCACCGAGCGGGCCGTGACCATATCGGGCACCCAGGACGCCATCGTCCAGTGCGTCAAACTCATCTGCGCCGTCATCCTCGAG TCCCCCCCGAAAGGCGCTACGATTCCGTACCGCCCCAACCCCTCCCCTGGAGCAGTCCTCCTCCCTGGGAATCAG gtgtatgacACCTCTGAGTTTGGGTCACACCCGCTGTACTCAGTGACACAGGGAGGTCTGGATCTGCAGCAG gccTACACTATACAGAACCAATATGGCATTCCGCACTCAGAG cTAGCTAAGCTACATCAGCTCTCTCTGCAGCAGGGTATGGGAGCTGTGGGCCAATCAACAGCTTCAGTTCTTCCTG gAATGGAGCCACCAGGGTCCCAGACAACCTCACAGGAGCTCCTGATCCCCAACGAC ctgattggctccaTCATCGGTCGTCAGGGCACCAAGATCAGCGAGATCCGGCAGGTGTCCGGTGCGCAGATCAAGATCGGCAGCCAGCTGGACGGTGGCAGCGATCGGCTGGTCTCCATCACCGGCTCGCCCGTCAGCATCGGCCTGGCTCAGTACCTCATCACGTCCTG TTTAGAGACGGCGAAGTCCACTGCTCTGTCCTCCTCCATATCCACCCCCCTCGACCTCAACATGACcttcgccccgccccccgccgcggccacgcccacccccgcCACGCTGGCGGTCATGGGGGGCCtcccgcacacgcacatgctggGCACCCCCTACGCCCTGCCCCTCTCCAGCCTCCTGGGGGTCAAGTCCGTCCCCTTTCtggccctctccccccccactgccacgcccaccgccattggccccgcccacgccgCCGCCCTCGCTTCCTACACCGCAAAAATCTCCTCTGTCAACGGGATCAAGAAGCCAGAGAGACAGAAGTTCGCTCCTTACTGA